In the genome of Nocardia sp. NBC_00416, one region contains:
- the nucS gene encoding endonuclease NucS: MRLVIARCQVDYVGRLTAHLPMARRLLMIKADGSVLVHSDGGSYKPLNWMSPPCWLEEREPDPAAELKALWVVSNKAGEELRISVAEIEHDSIHELGVDPGLVKDGVEAHLQELLAEHVQTLGAGFSLIRREYMTAIGPVDLLCRDAAGRTVAVEIKRRGEIDGVEQLTRYLELLNRDPLLTPVAGVFAAQQIKPQARTLAEDRGIRCLTLDYDALRGTESNEFRLF; this comes from the coding sequence ATGCGCCTTGTGATTGCTCGCTGTCAGGTCGACTACGTGGGACGGCTGACCGCCCATCTACCGATGGCCCGTCGGCTGCTGATGATCAAAGCGGACGGTTCGGTACTGGTGCATTCCGATGGTGGGTCCTATAAACCGTTGAACTGGATGAGTCCGCCGTGCTGGCTGGAGGAACGGGAACCGGACCCGGCCGCGGAGCTGAAAGCCCTGTGGGTGGTGAGCAACAAGGCGGGCGAGGAGTTGCGAATCAGCGTCGCCGAGATCGAGCACGACTCGATTCACGAGCTGGGCGTGGACCCCGGACTGGTGAAAGACGGGGTGGAGGCGCATCTGCAGGAGTTGCTGGCCGAGCATGTGCAGACGCTGGGTGCGGGGTTCAGCTTGATACGACGGGAGTACATGACCGCGATCGGTCCAGTGGATCTGTTGTGCCGTGACGCCGCCGGGCGCACGGTCGCGGTGGAGATCAAACGGCGGGGCGAGATCGACGGCGTGGAGCAGCTCACTCGCTACCTGGAACTGCTGAACCGGGATCCGCTGCTGACCCCGGTCGCCGGGGTGTTCGCGGCGCAGCAGATCAAGCCGCAGGCGCGCACGCTCGCGGAGGATCGCGGGATCCGCTGCCTCACCCTCGATTACGACGCCTTGCGTGGGACCGAGAGCAACGAATTCCGGCTCTTCTAG
- a CDS encoding tetratricopeptide repeat protein: MSGAVDLSALKQPPAGAAAAAGDHTVTEADFETKVLRRSAQVPVVVALYSQRSPGSIELVQLLERLVGEADGAWDLAAVEAESNMRIAQAFGVQGIPTVIAVAGGQPLADFQGAQPEPQVAQWLAAVVQAVEGKLEGNGDPDAEQEEPVDPRFAAAEALLEQGDLAGAESAYESIVNQEPDNTEAKAALRQVKFVGRAQELPETAIATADADPANVAAALDAADVELFQQQPDAAFDRLIKLVARTAGDERTAVRTRLLELFELFDQAEPFVVAARRKLATALY; the protein is encoded by the coding sequence ATGTCCGGGGCGGTGGACCTTTCCGCCCTGAAGCAGCCGCCCGCGGGCGCGGCGGCCGCCGCCGGTGACCATACGGTCACCGAGGCGGATTTCGAGACCAAGGTGCTGCGCCGCTCCGCGCAGGTGCCGGTGGTGGTAGCGCTCTACTCCCAGCGCAGCCCCGGCAGCATCGAACTGGTGCAACTGCTGGAACGTCTCGTCGGCGAAGCCGACGGCGCCTGGGACCTCGCCGCCGTCGAAGCCGAGAGCAATATGCGGATCGCTCAGGCCTTCGGCGTCCAAGGGATCCCGACCGTGATCGCGGTCGCCGGCGGCCAGCCACTGGCCGACTTCCAGGGCGCCCAACCGGAACCGCAGGTCGCCCAATGGCTCGCCGCCGTGGTGCAGGCGGTGGAAGGCAAGCTCGAAGGCAACGGCGACCCGGACGCCGAGCAGGAAGAGCCCGTCGATCCGCGGTTCGCGGCGGCCGAGGCCCTGCTGGAACAGGGAGACCTGGCCGGCGCCGAATCGGCCTACGAATCGATCGTGAACCAGGAACCCGATAACACCGAGGCCAAAGCCGCGCTGCGCCAAGTGAAATTTGTCGGCCGCGCCCAGGAACTGCCGGAAACGGCGATCGCCACCGCCGACGCGGACCCGGCGAACGTCGCCGCCGCCCTCGACGCCGCCGATGTAGAACTTTTCCAGCAACAACCCGACGCGGCATTCGATCGGCTGATCAAACTGGTCGCCCGGACCGCCGGTGACGAACGGACCGCGGTACGCACCCGGTTGCTGGAACTGTTCGAACTCTTCGACCAGGCAGAGCCGTTCGTGGTCGCGGCCAGGCGCAAACTCGCCACAGCCCTGTACTGA
- a CDS encoding acetyl-CoA C-acetyltransferase yields the protein MTNSVIVSGARTPIGRLLGGLKDFSGSDLGGFAIAAALEKAGVRGDQVDYVIMGQVLTAGAGQIPARQAAVAGGIPMDVPALTLNKVCLSGINAIALADQLIRAGEYEIVVAGGQESMSRAPHMLEKSRAGFKYGDVTLRDHMAYDGLHDIFTDQAMGALTEQRNDADPVTRADQDAFAAASHQRAAAAWKNGVFDDEVTPVEVPQRKGDPIVVRQDEGIRAGTTAESLAELRPSFRKDGTITAGSASQISDGAAAVVVMSKAKAQELGLSWIAEIGAAGVVAGPDSTLQDQPANAIAKACAKEGITPAELDLVEINEAFAAVGIASTRKLGIDPEKVNVNGGAIAVGHPLGMSGARIVLHLALELRRRGGGIGAAALCGGGGQGDALIVRV from the coding sequence GTGACCAACTCCGTGATCGTGTCCGGTGCGCGTACCCCGATCGGTCGGCTGCTGGGCGGTCTGAAGGACTTCAGCGGCTCGGATCTGGGCGGATTCGCGATCGCAGCGGCCCTGGAGAAGGCCGGTGTTCGTGGCGACCAGGTCGACTACGTGATCATGGGTCAGGTGCTGACCGCGGGCGCGGGGCAGATCCCGGCCCGGCAGGCCGCCGTGGCCGGCGGTATTCCGATGGACGTTCCCGCGCTCACCCTCAACAAGGTGTGCCTGTCCGGGATCAACGCGATCGCGCTGGCGGACCAGCTGATCCGGGCGGGTGAGTACGAGATCGTGGTGGCCGGTGGCCAGGAGTCGATGAGCCGTGCCCCGCACATGCTCGAGAAGAGCCGTGCAGGCTTCAAGTACGGCGATGTGACGCTGCGTGACCATATGGCCTACGACGGGCTGCACGATATCTTCACCGATCAGGCGATGGGTGCGCTCACCGAGCAGCGCAACGACGCCGATCCGGTGACCCGGGCCGATCAGGACGCGTTCGCCGCGGCGTCGCACCAGCGTGCGGCGGCCGCGTGGAAGAACGGCGTGTTCGACGACGAGGTGACGCCGGTCGAGGTGCCGCAGCGCAAGGGCGATCCGATCGTCGTGCGTCAGGACGAGGGGATCCGGGCCGGCACCACCGCGGAATCGCTGGCCGAACTGCGGCCTTCGTTCCGTAAGGACGGCACTATCACCGCGGGTTCGGCCTCCCAGATCTCCGACGGCGCGGCCGCCGTGGTTGTGATGAGCAAGGCCAAGGCGCAGGAATTGGGGCTGAGCTGGATCGCCGAGATCGGCGCGGCCGGAGTGGTGGCCGGCCCGGACTCCACGCTGCAGGACCAGCCTGCCAACGCCATCGCCAAGGCGTGCGCCAAAGAAGGCATCACACCGGCCGAGCTGGATCTGGTGGAGATCAACGAGGCCTTCGCGGCGGTCGGCATCGCTTCGACGCGCAAGCTCGGTATCGATCCGGAGAAGGTCAATGTCAACGGCGGCGCCATCGCGGTCGGCCATCCGCTGGGGATGTCGGGCGCGCGGATCGTGCTGCACCTGGCGTTGGAGCTGCGCCGACGTGGTGGTGGGATCGGCGCGGCGGCGCTGTGCGGTGGCGGCGGCCAGGGTGACGCGCTGATCGTCAGGGTCTAG
- a CDS encoding DUF3817 domain-containing protein, whose amino-acid sequence MNFLGLRTVAGRFRFFAVLEALSWLGLLVGMAFKYLPEQGNEIGVKIFGPVHGGIFILFLLTALLAARELEWNWKTTVLALLSSIPPFFTVVFEVWAVRTGKLGELSAVGATESPKTLAASS is encoded by the coding sequence ATGAACTTCCTTGGTCTGCGCACCGTTGCCGGCAGGTTCCGATTCTTCGCGGTGCTCGAGGCACTGTCCTGGTTGGGGCTGCTGGTGGGAATGGCGTTCAAGTACCTTCCGGAACAGGGCAACGAAATCGGAGTGAAGATCTTCGGACCGGTACACGGCGGCATCTTCATCCTGTTCCTGCTCACCGCGCTGCTGGCCGCGCGGGAGCTCGAATGGAACTGGAAGACCACGGTGTTGGCGCTGCTGTCCAGCATCCCGCCGTTCTTCACCGTCGTGTTCGAGGTGTGGGCTGTGCGCACCGGAAAGCTGGGCGAGTTGAGCGCGGTCGGCGCCACCGAGTCCCCGAAGACCCTCGCCGCCTCTTCGTGA
- a CDS encoding WYL domain-containing protein, whose translation MNRRVQWFRPACSRRWWDGGKSTVRYQGRDDATDERAVDPWGLVDKDAIWYAAGVPSASIASCSARPVSDLRLRGACPLWACGRRSALPAGSGPNPARSVSRPGSTERSGCRGSVGIVRKAGCSAVAITCRTIHGPVDGYARGRTQVAERERTGHPAAVGGVRI comes from the coding sequence ATGAACAGGCGCGTGCAGTGGTTTCGGCCGGCATGCAGCAGGCGGTGGTGGGACGGCGGAAAGTCCACAGTGCGCTACCAGGGGCGCGACGACGCGACGGACGAGCGAGCGGTCGATCCCTGGGGTCTGGTCGACAAGGACGCCATCTGGTACGCGGCCGGCGTACCTTCCGCGTCGATCGCATCGTGCAGCGCACGGCCCGTGTCGGACCTTCGACTTCGAGGTGCGTGCCCGCTCTGGGCGTGTGGCCGGCGCTCTGCGCTTCCGGCCGGATCTGGTCCGAACCCGGCTCGCAGTGTCTCCAGGCCTGGATCGACGGAAAGATCCGGGTGCCGCGGCAGCGTCGGCATCGTGCGGAAAGCCGGGTGCAGCGCTGTCGCGATAACTTGCCGCACCATCCACGGGCCGGTAGACGGGTATGCGCGGGGCCGGACCCAGGTCGCCGAGCGCGAGCGGACCGGCCATCCGGCAGCCGTAGGGGGTGTCCGGATATGA
- a CDS encoding maltotransferase domain-containing protein: MTGRIAIDDTAPQLPGGYPAKAVVGEVFPVRAVVWRDGHGAVGAGLAVRAPGSSRSIRIPMTPAGEPDVFNGVFTPSRPGLWHYRVEGWADSIATWRSAVEAKLAVGQSAADLDNDLELGARLFDRAAGAVPKQQFERLRAAAAALRGDDPLPARVAPAFTDEVAEILRRAPLRDLITRGPQFSVLVERSRARTGSWYEFFPRSTGGRDADGIPVHGTFATAAAALPRIAAMGFDVVYLPPIHPIGAVNRKGRNNALTAGPGDIGSPWAIGSAAGGHDAFHPELGTEADFTAFVRAATDLGLEVALDLALQCAPDHPWVGAHPEWFTTLPDGSIAYAENPPKKYQDIYPLDFDNDPDGLYAEVLRVVRYWIGLGVRILRVDNPHTKPVDFWEWLITTVRRTDPDVVFLSEAFTYPARLYGLARRGFSQSYTYFTWRTHKHELIEFGREIAAEADESRPNLFVNTPDILHASLQHGGPGMFAVRAVLAATLGPSWGVYSGYELFEHQAVRPGSEEYLDSEKYELRPRAFADARARGESLEPLLTRLNEIRRRHPALQQLRCLHFHHIDNDNLLAYSKIDPATGDAVLVVVNLNPFTAEQGTLSLDLPAVGREWHDRPVVHDEISGEQYHWGQSNYVRLDPAHAVAHIIALPPVPHHARTGLAHRRDFR; encoded by the coding sequence ATGACCGGCCGCATCGCCATCGATGACACCGCCCCGCAGCTGCCCGGCGGCTACCCGGCGAAGGCTGTGGTCGGCGAGGTCTTCCCGGTACGTGCGGTGGTGTGGCGGGACGGGCACGGCGCCGTCGGCGCGGGCCTCGCGGTCCGCGCGCCCGGATCCTCGCGTTCGATCCGGATCCCGATGACACCCGCCGGCGAGCCCGATGTCTTCAACGGCGTGTTCACACCGTCGCGGCCCGGGCTGTGGCACTACCGGGTCGAGGGCTGGGCGGATTCCATCGCGACCTGGCGATCCGCGGTGGAGGCGAAGCTGGCGGTCGGGCAGAGCGCGGCCGATCTGGACAACGATCTGGAGCTCGGCGCACGGTTGTTCGACCGGGCGGCCGGCGCCGTGCCCAAACAGCAGTTCGAGCGGTTGCGCGCGGCCGCCGCGGCGCTGCGCGGCGACGATCCGCTGCCGGCCCGGGTGGCTCCGGCGTTCACCGACGAGGTCGCCGAGATCTTGCGCCGCGCCCCGCTGCGGGATCTGATCACGCGCGGACCGCAGTTCTCGGTCCTGGTCGAACGGTCACGGGCCCGTACCGGTTCCTGGTACGAATTCTTTCCCCGCTCGACCGGCGGCCGTGACGCCGACGGCATCCCGGTCCACGGCACCTTCGCGACCGCGGCCGCCGCTCTGCCCCGGATCGCGGCGATGGGTTTCGATGTCGTCTATCTGCCGCCGATCCATCCCATCGGCGCGGTGAACCGCAAGGGTCGCAACAACGCGCTCACCGCGGGCCCCGGCGATATCGGGTCCCCGTGGGCGATCGGATCGGCCGCGGGCGGTCACGACGCTTTCCACCCGGAACTGGGCACCGAAGCCGATTTCACCGCTTTCGTGCGCGCCGCGACGGACCTCGGACTGGAGGTCGCGCTCGATCTTGCGCTGCAGTGCGCGCCCGACCACCCGTGGGTCGGCGCACATCCCGAATGGTTCACCACCCTGCCCGACGGCTCCATCGCCTACGCCGAGAACCCGCCCAAGAAATACCAGGACATCTACCCGCTGGATTTCGACAACGACCCCGACGGCCTGTACGCCGAGGTGCTGCGGGTGGTGCGCTATTGGATCGGTCTGGGGGTGCGGATCCTGCGCGTCGACAACCCGCACACCAAGCCCGTCGATTTCTGGGAATGGCTGATCACGACCGTGCGCCGTACCGATCCGGATGTGGTCTTCCTGTCCGAGGCGTTCACCTATCCGGCCCGCCTGTACGGTCTGGCGCGGCGCGGTTTCAGCCAGTCCTACACCTACTTCACCTGGCGCACCCATAAGCACGAGCTGATCGAATTCGGCCGGGAGATCGCGGCCGAAGCCGACGAATCCCGGCCCAACTTGTTCGTCAACACCCCGGACATCCTGCACGCGAGCCTGCAGCACGGAGGTCCGGGCATGTTCGCCGTCCGCGCGGTGCTGGCCGCCACTCTCGGCCCCAGTTGGGGCGTCTACTCCGGGTACGAGCTCTTCGAACACCAGGCCGTTCGTCCCGGCAGCGAGGAGTACCTGGATTCGGAGAAGTACGAGCTGCGGCCCCGCGCGTTCGCCGACGCCCGCGCCCGCGGCGAATCGCTGGAACCGCTGCTCACCCGGCTCAACGAGATCCGCCGTCGGCATCCGGCGCTCCAGCAGCTGCGCTGCCTGCACTTCCACCACATCGATAACGACAACCTGCTCGCCTATTCGAAAATCGACCCCGCCACCGGTGATGCCGTGCTGGTCGTGGTGAACCTCAACCCCTTCACCGCCGAGCAGGGGACGCTGTCGCTGGATCTACCCGCGGTCGGCCGCGAATGGCACGACCGTCCGGTGGTCCACGACGAGATCAGCGGCGAGCAGTACCACTGGGGGCAGAGCAACTATGTGCGCCTGGACCCGGCCCACGCGGTCGCCCACATCATCGCGCTGCCGCCGGTCCCGCATCATGCCCGCACCGGACTGGCCCACCGCCGCGATTTCCGGTGA
- the mce gene encoding methylmalonyl-CoA epimerase: MSTATPLSEFIPADYIVAVDHVGIAVPDLDAAVAWYAENLGLVETHREVNEEQGVQEAMLSAPAAEDDSTALQLLAPLDETSTIAKFIDRSGPGLQQLAFRVTDIEAVSAFLRDRGMRLLYEAPRRGTADSRINFVHPKDAGGVLVELLEPDPNVTH, translated from the coding sequence GTGAGCACCGCTACCCCGTTATCAGAATTCATTCCCGCCGACTACATAGTCGCGGTCGATCACGTCGGCATCGCCGTCCCCGATCTGGACGCCGCCGTCGCCTGGTACGCCGAAAATCTCGGGCTGGTCGAAACCCATCGCGAGGTCAACGAGGAGCAGGGCGTCCAGGAGGCGATGCTGTCCGCGCCCGCCGCCGAGGACGATTCGACTGCTCTGCAGTTGCTGGCGCCGCTCGACGAAACCTCCACGATCGCCAAGTTCATCGACCGCAGCGGCCCGGGCCTGCAGCAGCTGGCCTTCCGGGTCACCGACATAGAGGCCGTTTCCGCATTTCTCCGCGATCGCGGGATGCGGTTGCTGTACGAGGCTCCGCGCCGCGGAACCGCCGATTCCCGAATCAATTTCGTCCATCCGAAGGATGCTGGCGGTGTGCTGGTCGAGTTACTCGAACCGGATCCGAATGTTACGCACTAG
- a CDS encoding ATP/GTP-binding protein — MPRRNPRNERSRAHSPRPGSGLGDVYRRTESGPDGDEYVVRTVPGARAMKRYRCPGCDHEIVPGVPHVVAWPVGSGETDRRHWHRGCWNGRGTRGITRRWS, encoded by the coding sequence ATGCCACGACGAAATCCGCGCAACGAGCGTTCTCGGGCGCATTCGCCGCGGCCGGGCAGCGGGCTGGGAGATGTGTACCGCCGGACCGAGTCGGGGCCGGACGGTGACGAATACGTAGTCCGCACGGTGCCCGGTGCGCGGGCGATGAAAAGGTACCGCTGCCCGGGCTGTGATCACGAGATCGTTCCCGGGGTGCCACACGTGGTGGCGTGGCCGGTGGGCAGCGGTGAGACGGACCGCCGGCACTGGCACCGGGGCTGCTGGAACGGCCGCGGGACCCGCGGGATCACTCGGCGCTGGTCCTAG
- the glgB gene encoding 1,4-alpha-glucan branching protein GlgB, producing the protein MNRRDLLLLAAGSHPDPHTVLGAHPHPEGIAVRVLRPAAESVSVRVGGAEHRLDSAGHGVFAAVLPYPELLDYRVVTVYPHHPATVNADGYRYLPTLGELDLHLIGEGRHQRLWEVLGAHTRSYPGLDGEVTGVSFAVWAPNARGVTVFGDFDHWQGGTWPMRALGRSGVWEVFVPGAAPGDRYKYRVHGADGRMADHADPLARATELPPATASIVATTEHRWSDRRWLATRAHTDPARTPFSVFEVHLASWRPGLTYRELATELGDYVRSLGFTHIELLPIAEHPFGGSWGYQVTSYYAPTSRFGGPDDFRAFVDHMHAEGIGVILDWVPAHFPRDAWALARFDGTPLYEHPDPRRGEQPEWGTYVFDYGRPEVRNFLVANARYWVEEFHIDGLRVDAVAAMLYLDYARPGSGWEPNVHGGRENLEAVAFLTELNDSLHSSYPGVVTIAEESTTWAGVTRATEVGGLGFTMKWNMGWMHDTLDYLGRDPVHRAWHHNEITFSLMYAWSENYVLPISHDEVVHGKGTLWTRMPGDEFAKAGGVRGLLAYMWAHPGKQLLFMGQEFGHYREWWHDHSLDWHELDNPLHRGIQLLVADLNRVYRAYPALWSQDTTPGGHSWISPDDRETNVLAFLRHASDGTTVACVCNFSGATHTGYQIGLPVPGDWIEILNTDALEYGGTGSGNLGTVRADPTSRHDRPASAALTLGPFSVIWLTPRP; encoded by the coding sequence ATGAACCGCCGGGATCTGCTGCTGCTCGCGGCCGGCAGTCACCCCGACCCGCATACGGTGCTCGGCGCCCACCCGCACCCGGAGGGCATCGCCGTCCGGGTGCTGCGGCCCGCCGCGGAATCGGTGTCGGTGCGCGTCGGCGGGGCCGAGCACCGGCTGGACTCCGCGGGCCACGGCGTTTTCGCCGCCGTACTCCCGTACCCCGAGCTCCTGGACTACCGCGTCGTCACCGTCTACCCCCACCACCCGGCCACGGTGAACGCCGACGGCTACCGCTACCTGCCCACCTTGGGCGAGCTCGACCTGCATCTCATCGGAGAGGGCCGCCATCAGCGGCTGTGGGAGGTCCTCGGCGCGCACACGCGCTCCTATCCGGGCCTGGACGGCGAGGTGACCGGTGTGTCGTTCGCCGTGTGGGCCCCGAATGCCCGGGGCGTCACCGTGTTCGGCGATTTCGACCATTGGCAGGGCGGCACCTGGCCGATGCGGGCGCTCGGGCGCTCCGGTGTCTGGGAGGTCTTCGTGCCCGGCGCGGCGCCCGGTGACCGCTACAAGTACCGCGTGCACGGAGCCGACGGCCGGATGGCCGACCACGCCGACCCGCTGGCCCGCGCCACCGAACTCCCCCCGGCCACCGCGTCGATCGTCGCGACGACCGAACACCGCTGGTCCGACCGGCGCTGGCTCGCCACCCGGGCGCACACCGATCCGGCGCGCACCCCGTTCAGCGTTTTCGAGGTCCATCTCGCGTCGTGGCGTCCCGGCCTGACCTACCGCGAACTCGCCACCGAACTCGGCGACTATGTGCGCAGTCTGGGCTTCACCCATATCGAACTGCTCCCGATCGCCGAACACCCCTTCGGCGGATCGTGGGGATATCAGGTCACCTCGTATTACGCGCCCACTTCGCGATTCGGCGGCCCGGACGATTTCCGCGCCTTCGTCGACCATATGCACGCGGAGGGGATCGGCGTGATCCTCGACTGGGTGCCCGCGCATTTCCCCCGCGACGCCTGGGCGCTGGCCCGGTTCGACGGCACCCCCCTCTACGAACATCCCGACCCCCGGCGCGGCGAGCAACCCGAATGGGGCACCTACGTCTTCGACTACGGGCGCCCCGAAGTACGGAATTTCCTGGTCGCCAACGCCCGGTACTGGGTGGAGGAATTCCATATCGACGGCCTGCGCGTCGACGCGGTCGCCGCCATGCTGTATCTCGACTACGCCCGGCCCGGCAGCGGCTGGGAGCCGAATGTCCACGGTGGCCGCGAGAACCTGGAGGCGGTGGCGTTCCTCACCGAGCTCAACGACAGTCTGCACAGCTCGTATCCGGGTGTGGTCACCATCGCCGAGGAGTCCACCACCTGGGCCGGTGTCACCCGCGCCACCGAGGTCGGCGGGCTCGGGTTCACCATGAAATGGAATATGGGCTGGATGCACGACACGCTCGACTATCTGGGTCGCGACCCGGTGCATCGGGCCTGGCACCACAACGAGATCACCTTCTCGCTGATGTACGCGTGGAGCGAGAACTACGTGCTGCCCATCAGCCACGACGAGGTGGTTCACGGTAAGGGCACGCTGTGGACCCGGATGCCCGGGGACGAATTCGCCAAGGCCGGCGGCGTGCGCGGGCTACTCGCCTACATGTGGGCCCATCCCGGTAAACAACTGCTCTTCATGGGACAGGAGTTCGGTCACTACCGCGAATGGTGGCACGATCACAGTCTCGACTGGCACGAACTCGACAACCCGCTGCATCGCGGGATCCAACTGCTCGTCGCCGATCTCAACCGCGTCTACCGTGCCTATCCGGCGCTGTGGAGTCAGGACACCACTCCCGGCGGCCATTCCTGGATCTCCCCCGACGACCGGGAGACCAACGTGCTGGCCTTCCTTCGACACGCCTCGGACGGCACCACCGTGGCGTGCGTCTGCAATTTCTCCGGCGCCACCCACACCGGCTACCAGATCGGCCTCCCCGTGCCCGGGGACTGGATCGAGATCCTGAACACCGACGCGCTCGAGTACGGCGGTACCGGCTCGGGGAATCTCGGCACAGTGCGGGCGGACCCGACGAGCCGACACGACCGCCCGGCCTCCGCTGCCCTCACACTGGGCCCGTTCAGCGTCATCTGGCTGACCCCGCGCCCCTGA